A window of the Vanessa cardui chromosome 12, ilVanCard2.1, whole genome shotgun sequence genome harbors these coding sequences:
- the LOC124534434 gene encoding arginine-glutamic acid dipeptide repeats protein, with the protein MAQNQGDVQVTPTQPVKDKDIYACLPDIRTNGPLGSDEPCSGGEELRWLPAQATDRDLVMYLRAARSMAAFAGMCDGGSPDDGCVAASRDDTTINALDVLHDSGYDPGRALQALVKCPVPKGIEKKWTEEETKRFVKGIRQFGKNFFKIKKDLLPHKDTAELVEFYYLWKKTPGASSNRPHRRRRQASLRRVRNTRNSRAGTPKEQTPEATPTVPDTNGSRPSPIPKEAGEMSSVTEDENSEDDSDSREAVGDLAKVDNGRVDNPEDSPSRMRTRNKSKEQTTPNGKKVQEESDNDSKSKKPTKQTTQSTNNNIQEKVLSSPVSKEIKKKVPNGKVDVSKVKKRLPDDTKPEGIMDGDVQMKKKKAAEPPESPSESLTNDSFPAMDETETAEPEVEACDFSFNKTDKENPDQNKETEPDQPQKPMETQIKSEINSESTIKIEKDLLPPLCKAVPEKDDRTALDLKTDSSKNLENMEQRTHPLFPKTELIIPKVTPMSAEVMEKIKIKEEIDMEEQTLNLQKEEFQKDPLAHNFSGHALSQSSKPLNLENTNYFVKDNHMYNPKLNHNIKIEGVPSNIFNPALSKDNSIIRNTKDFASGMPPFSYPSSINFNSDPNKHNPHMNPLKTVIKLEPRDETNDMKNQNTPEIFTATISTANKVDSPSTPRLDSMQRISPSPTNTRASSPPHMEHPVTTNTEPISPANAQEMKSQESDAEEKQPTDLKTQPMSKHDSQNNNLRQPLFQPPRPENLGVRSTEASNTVPGQNMPPPLSQPSMTGLLPPGPLISVGSGSNVGPYGFMPASLYGHPGHPGLEKPTALPPLMQQVPPSHSHSASNLISQQSNQNDPSMPQDLKIKQEVPDNMPANLSTQNVSDPLQSLKEVKVPGYPIGSAIAQHLSSERDRESSVENNSRPPSQPPNNESSNMPSAFLGPRIESIKKEPDFLHQPHITPVSTSQGSGSDTGSTAPPVKSPHTPTPIKSQPGHNGTPGHPRPSATTSPFSRHLTSPSQPRQISASPVQPHTPVSHSALNLMNPTPLTIPATMSGPIIHSQQHGPPPHPFASPLHHPHHHLLHPSSIFQLSAAAAAHAMHPYYSHPHPGYSMPYPYPYGPLPQHHPIPQMHPASSTPGRHEPVKPSTIESTTMLSAHHSTSSSVTTRSLREISESSDDPRNPNATERHQLHETTMTHHHSTSHHSAVHTSTEKQPSHVGGGTNHTLSISHSTSSSSSQSIQHKINTQQKSSSHSSSPLHLSASVSQTTSSSSSVNVNNHTHHHSHHLAHHPERLSPADSMLLRHHPKMLPGNPNHLMIQPPSMGHPGLSLGLQSGPGPSSIESLRLHAQAAAGLQSSHNRSGSPHQLPHGHPHLRGPQRQLQDDNPELKLETQSQPEEEEIPSPAHIPHGPSPEPKIEDTECHRSQSAIFLRHWNRGDYNSCTRTDLIFKPVPESKLARKREERLRKQAERDREEREKIAQQAHRKIATPEKPETKPPSRGAIETITSPYDRFPRPPGYPDTPALRQLSEYARPHAGFSPGNIPRHCMDPMLQYQLSSMYGAAGARERLELEHLEREKRDREIRELRERELNDRLKEELLKNNVGPRALDPHWLEMHRRYGMPPPPPQGAIPVQFGLYPPGHGPAALSQLERERLERLGIPPAGAGGPPQSVPVSGASHHPHHPHPGVAAAQLEAAERLALAADPMVRLQMAGINPEYHAHTHAHTHAHSHTHLHLHPGQQAAQAQQDALGLSLGAGTPYRPLPHPDLLGRPYAEQLAQQAAAHEQLQRQLLLERERGFLHPAHHEDFLRQQRERELKVRALEEAARASRP; encoded by the coding sequence ATGGCCCAAAATCAAGGGGATGTTCAAGTGACACCAACTCAACCTGTAAAAGATAAGGATATTTACGCTTGTCTTCCTGATATACGTACAAACGGTCCTCTCGGATCTGACGAACCGTGTTCTGGTGGAGAAGAGTTGAGATGGTTGCCAGCTCAGGCTACAGACAGGGATCTGGTTATGTACTTGAGAGCTGCACGTTCTATGGCTGCGTTTGCAGGTATGTGTGATGGAGGTTCACCTGATGATGGCTGCGTAGCAGCGAGTCGTGATGATACTACTATTAATGCTTTGGACGTCCTACATGACTCAGGTTACGATCCTGGTAGGGCACTTCAAGCACTTGTTAAATGTCCCGTCCCTAaaggaattgaaaaaaaatggaCAGAGGAGGAAACTAAACGATTTGTTAAGGGTATTCGTCAATTTGgtaaaaatttctttaaaattaaaaaggatttaCTTCCACACAAGGATACTGCTGAATTAGTTGAGTTTTACTATTTGTGGAAAAAGACTCCAGGGGCTAGCAGCAACAGACCTCATAGAAGACGTCGCCAAGCATCATTGAGACGTGTTCGGAATACACGAAATTCCCGTGCAGGTACACCTAAGGAACAAACACCTGAAGCTACTCCTACTGTGCCTGATACAAATGGTTCTCGACCGTCTCCTATTCCTAAAGAAGCAGGAGAAATGAGTTCAGTTACAGAGGATGAGAATTCTGAAGATGATAGTGACTCTAGAGAAGCAGTAGGTGATCTTGCCAAAGTTGACAATGGTAGGGTTGATAATCCAGAAGATTCACCTAGCAGAATGAGAACGagaaataaatcaaaagaaCAAACTACTCCTAATGGAAAGAAAGTTCAGGAGGAAAGTGATAATGACTCAAAGTCTAAAAAGCCTACTAAACAAACTACACAgagtacaaataataatattcaagagAAGGTTTTGTCTTCACCTGTTAGCaaggaaattaaaaagaaagtaCCAAATGGTAAAGTTGACGTGTCAAAAGTTAAAAAACGATTACCAGATGATACAAAACCTGAGGGGATTATGGATGGTGATGTACAGATGAAAAAGAAGAAAGCTGCTGAACCACCAGAAAGTCCATCAGAAAGCTTAACCAATGATAGTTTTCCAGCGATGGATGAAACAGAAACTGCTGAACCAGAAGTAGAAGCATGtgactttagttttaataaaactgacAAAGAAAATCCTgatcaaaataaagaaactgAACCAGATCAGCCTCAAAAGCCTAtggaaacacaaattaaatcaGAAATTAATTCTGAATCTACTATTAAAATCGAAAAAGATCTTTTACCTCCACTTTGTAAAGCAGTGCCTGAAAAGGATGATAGAACTGCATTAGACTTAAAAACTGATTCGAGTAAAAACCTGGAAAATATGGAACAAAGAACACATCCTCTATTCCCTAAAACTGAACTAATTATACCAAAAGTAACACCAATGTCTGCAGAAGTtatggaaaaaattaaaataaaagaagaaattgATATGGAAGAACAAACGCTTAATTTGCAAAAGGAAGAATTTCAAAAAGATCCACTCGCACACAATTTTTCAGGACATGCTTTAAGTCAATCTAGCAAGCCATTAAACTtagaaaacacaaattattttgtcaaagaCAATCACATGTATAATCCAAAACTTAACCACAACATTAAAATTGAAGGAGTGCCAAGTAATATTTTCAATCCAGCATTATCCAAAGATAATTCAATTATAAGGAATACAAAAGATTTTGCAAGTGGAATGCCACCATTTTCATATCCATCCAGTATCAATTTTAACAGTGATCCTAATAAACATAATCCTCATATGAACCCATTAAAAACTGTTATCAAGTTGGAACCCAGAGATGAAACTAATGatatgaaaaatcaaaatactcctGAAATATTTACTGCAACTATATCTACTGCCAACAAAGTAGATTCACCTAGTACGCCTCGTTTAGATTCAATGCAAAGGATTAGTCCTTCACCAACAAATACGCGCGCCTCTTCACCACCGCATATGGAACACCCAGTTACTACAAATACAGAACCCATTTCACCTGCTAATGCACAAGAGATGAAATCACAAGAATCAGATGCTGAAGAAAAACAACCCACTGATTTAAAAACACAGCCAATGTCAAAGCATGATAgtcagaataataatttaagacaaCCATTATTTCAACCACCAAGACCTGAAAATCTCGGTGTTAGATCAACTGAAGCTTCCAATACGGTACCTGGTCAAAATATGCCACCTCCGCTTAGCCAGCCATCCATGACAGGGCTTTTACCTCCAGGCCCTCTTATATCTGTTGGAAGTGGATCTAATGTTGGCCCCTATGGATTTATGCCAGCATCATTATATGGTCACCCAGGACACCCAGGCTTAGAAAAGCCAACTGCTTTACCACCGCTAATGCAACAAGTTCCTCCATCCCATAGTCATTCTGCTTCAAATTTGATTTCTCAACAGTCTAACCAAAATGATCCATCAATGCCGCAAgatcttaaaattaaacaagaagTTCCTGATAATATGCCTGCTAATTTATCCACACAAAATGTGTCGGATCCCTTGCAATCACTCAAAGAAGTGAAAGTGCCTGGTTATCCGATTGGAAGTGCAATTGCACAACATTTGAGTTCAGAGAGAGACAGAGAATCAAGCGTTGAAAATAACAGTCGACCTCCCAGCCAACCACCTAACAATGAAAGTTCAAATATGCCAAGTGCTTTCCTTGGACCAAGGATAGAAAGTATAAAGAAAGAGCCAGATTTCTTACATCAACCACATATAACACCTGTATCAACGAGTCAAGGCAGTGGATCAGACACAGGAAGTACTGCCCCGCCCGTGAAGAGTCCTCATACACCTACACCTATAAAAAGTCAACCAGGTCATAATGGAACGCCGGGCCATCCACGACCTTCAGCTACGACATCACCCTTTTCAAGGCATTTGACGAGCCCCTCTCAGCCGAGGCAGATTTCAGCTTCTCCTGTTCAACCGCATACTCCAGTCTCACATTCAGCTTTGAATTTAATGAATCCAACACCACTTACAATACCAGCCACTATGTCTGGTCCTATAATTCATTCTCAACAGCATGGACCTCCGCCACATCCATTTGCTTCACCGCTTCATCATCCTCATCACCATTTACTTCATCCATCTTCCATTTTCCAACTGTCTGCGGCGGCAGCGGCCCATGCTATGCATCCTTACTATTCACACCCTCATCCCGGTTACTCTATGCCTTACCCCTATCCGTATGGCCCATTGCCGCAGCATCATCCAATACCGCAGATGCATCCAGCGTCAAGCACACCTGGAAGACATGAGCCAGTAAAACCATCAACTATAGAATCTACTACTATGCTTAGTGCTCATCATAGCACTAGTTCATCAGTAACGACAAGATCATTAAGAGAGATTTCTGAAAGTTCTGATGACCCAAGAAATCCAAATGCAACAGAAAGACACCAGTTGCATGAAACAACTATGACTCATCATCATTCAACGAGTCATCATAGTGCGGTCCACACTAGTACGGAGAAACAACCCAGCCACGTTGGTGGAGGTACCAACCATACTCTTTCTATATCGCATTCGACATCGAGTAGTTCATCACAATCGATTcagcataaaataaatacacagcAAAAGTCGAGTTCACATTCAAGTTCTCCTCTTCACTTATCGGCTAGTGTGTCGCAAACAACAAGTAGTTCTTCAAGTGTAAACGTAAACAACCATACGCATCATCACTCGCATCATCTTGCTCACCACCCAGAACGGCTATCTCCTGCGGACTCAATGCTTCTAAGACATCATCCAAAAATGTTACCAGGTAACCCAAATCATCTCATGATTCAACCTCCTTCTATGGGTCATCCAGGATTAAGTCTTGGCTTACAATCTGGCCCTGGGCCAAGTTCCATTGAAAGTTTACGACTTCACGCTCAAGCTGCTGCAGGATTACAATCTTCGCATAACAGATCGGGTTCGCCTCATCAATTACCACATGGTCATCCACATTTACGTGGTCCACAGCGACAATTACAAGACGATAATCCCGAACTAAAACTCGAAACACAGTCTCAACCTGAAGAGGAAGAAATACCCAGTCCTGCGCATATACCTCATGGCCCCAGTCCTGAACCTAAAATTGAAGATACCGAATGTCATAGATCACAATCtgcaatatttttaagacattgGAATCGCGGTGATTATAATTCTTGCACCCGAACTGATCTTATATTTAAACCAGTTCCGGAGTCTAAGCTTGCTCGCAAAAGGGAAGAACGTCTTAGGAAGCAAGCCGAAAGAGATAGAGAAGAAAGAGAAAAGATTGCTCAACAAGCTCATAGAAAAATAGCTACTCCTGAAAAGCCTGAAACAAAACCACCTTCAAGAGGTGCTATTGAAACGATAACATCACCATATGACAGATTTCCTCGACCTCCTGGATATCCCGACACTCCAGCATTACGACAATTATCAGAATATGCCcggccacatgcaggttttagTCCAGGAAATATTCCTCGACATTGTATGGATCCGATGCTACAATATCAATTAAGTTCTATGTACGGCGCCGCTGGCGCAAGAGAACGTTTGGAACTTGAACATCTTGAAAGAGAAAAAAGAGACAGGGAAATAAGAGAGTTACGAGAACGCGAATTGAACGATCGATTAAAAGAAGAACTTCTTAAAAATAACGTTGGGCCGCGTGCTCTAGATCCTCACTGGCTTGAAATGCATAGAAGATACGGAATGCCACCACCACCACCCCAAGGAGCCATTCCTGTACAGTTTGGACTATATCCGCCAGGACACGGCCCTGCAGCACTTTCACAATTGGAAAGAGAACGGCTTGAACGGCTCGGAATTCCACCAGCGGGAGCTGGAGGCCCACCACAATCAGTTCCGGTATCAGGAGCATCACATCATCCACATCATCCACACCCCGGAGTAGCAGCTGCCCAGTTAGAGGCCGCTGAAAGACTAGCATTAGCTGCAGATCCGATGGTACGGTTGCAGATGGCAGGAATCAATCCAGAATATCATGCACACACTCATGCTCACACTCATGCACATTCACATACGCATTTACACCTTCATCCTGGACAACAAGCCGCTCAGGCTCAACAGGACGCACTGGGATTGAGCCTAGGTGCAGGCACGCCTTACAGACCACTGCCACATCCTGACCTGCTAGGCAGGCCATACGCCGAGCAGCTGGCTCAGCAAGCGGCTGCTCATGAGCAATTACAACGACAATTGTTGCTTGAACGTGAGCGGGGCTTCTTGCATCCGGCTCACCACGAAGATTTCCTCCGGCAGCAGCGCGAGCGTGAGCTAAAAGTGAGGGCGCTCGAAGAGGCGGCACGTGCCTCGAGACCGTAG
- the LOC124534431 gene encoding uncharacterized protein LOC124534431 isoform X1, with translation MSLDGDRSTDEYIVTALQIFHYCGANSTNTLRVDDLMDKFAPSVKTNKAEYSYLRSLLDPDQSNPEITVSMLASTLHKYSENQKVKVDLDESFNLKSGQGPLDSDSGISTDGFQILEELQCELREKSHLAHQLRTQLEYSDRHHEEALAALSAERDTLRAHLNMLREESSSLGAVRRDYEEACERLCGAERALGDARRDRDAARRDARALAERVALLETEKLTLQELLSKSKEECHRINDMYASRQSTLLVENETLRTENAHLTARLQDQDEFMQHIIKEKDLLEMELKDMLNKSNQTHMRLDRSIDVSYTEDQMLTALDTLNADSRFTQEQSSVSTQADIPCTDCTSRLVPHRSLGRYIWESLKCAFQLLAALCFVCALGVLGGALSLGGSRSCRGPLPWRWLQPHDFVDLLLSVEYVADVPM, from the exons ATGAGTCTAGACGGTGATCGAAGCACGGACG aatATATCGTCACGGCCCTGCAGATCTTTCATTATTGCGGAGCCAATAGTACTAATACTTTACGGGTTGATGATTTAATGGACAAATTCGCGCCTTCTGTCAAAACAAATAA GGCTGAGTACAGTTATCTCCGATCTCTACTGGACCCGGATCAGAGCAATCCTGAGATAACAGTCTCAATGCTGGCATCAACACTGCACAAGTATAGCGAAAACCAAAAAGTCAAAGTTGATTTGGACGAGAG TTTTAACCTGAAGAGTGGACAGGGCCCACTTGATTCTGATTCCGGTATATCTACAGATG GATTTCAAATCTTAGAAGAGTTGCAATGCGAGCTGCGCGAGAAGTCCCACCTGGCCCATCAGCTGCGCACGCAACTCGAGTACTCGGACCGCCACCACGAGGAGGCGCTGGCAGCGCTCAGCGCGGAGCGGGATACGCTGAGGGCACATCTCAATAT GCTGCGCGAGGAGTCGTCGTCGCTGGGCGCGGTGCGGCGCGACTACGAGGAGGCGTGCGAGCGGCTGTGCGGCGCCGAGCGCGCGCTGGGCGACGCGCGACGCGACCGCGACGCCGCGCGCCGCGACGCGCGCGCCCTCGCCGAGCGGGTCGCGCTGCTGGAGACCGAG AAACTGACCCTCCAAGAATTGTTATCTAAATCCAAAGAAGAGTGTCACCGTATCAACGACATGTACGCATCTCGGCAGTCGACCCTGTTAGTGGAAAATGAAACGCTGAGAACGGAAAATGCTCACCTAACGGCTCGTCTGCAAGACCAGGATGAGTTTATGCAACACATCATAAAGGAAAAa gaTCTTCTCGAAATGGAACTAAAGGATATGCTGAATAAATCCAACCAAACACACATGCGCCTGGACCGCTCCATCGACGTCAGCTACACGGAGGACCAAATGTTGACAGCGCTGGACACTCTTAACGCTGATAGCAGATTTACACAAG AGCAATCCTCAGTGTCCACCCAGGCGGATATACCTTGCACCGACTGTACATCACGGCTAGTTCCACATCGCAGTCTCGGGAGATATATATG GGAGTCGCTGAAGTGCGCGTTCCAGCTGCTGGCAGCGCTGTGCTTCGTGTGCGCGCTGGGCGTGTTGGGCGGCGCTCTGTCGCTGGGCGGGTCGCGCTCGTGCCGCGGTCCGCTGCCGTGGCGCTGGCTGCAGCCGCACGACTTTGTCGACCTACTGCTCTCCGTCGAGTACGTCGCCGACGTGCCCATGTAA
- the LOC124534493 gene encoding uncharacterized protein LOC124534493 — MGLTSNTGLLASVLQKSATNKQKETDKANLELRCEVTPAPFMLRPYAGLYNPFSNACSVLCNHPADSTAKEFVKKAKDAWFLEGKVHGFHEDLTKFQDLSEKEKNRTPHDIVTEDMFRRYTETDSRPLTPAPTLASGKSRGSRRCLTPDQPHQKTAIVLDLRRSHSQETLYYHGYATSEMTTGHTPSANDRSTLPSLNLSGSAHNRLVNGQCEQLPPLASPLILSKRTTKDPISVRSIKKNQLKALNIGKALKNKAKSETPASQRSVGEKDVNDDNENIGNVDENGGEVRRRGKRRRKGRPGGSDRLTSAGLAAQAQQDPETQIAGIVTDSQNPSSRGSISQAVEDDIILPVIKASAARKTDSFLDDDILKYLHREVDEEAIETEFDTKRRYVLEEALRTRPERPHCQEMQNLLRELRVPAVSLGDWLHIPRVFSRQNAQFSLPIDSNALETLTPMQYAARFVVLQKSKQLLYLTVLRKFRQRGYRMPIKNIQEGLMLMMGGILSLEQVKQFGSIMEWDDYEEDENIPDEIKLTLLDTGYRKNDHMEGGDTGESDAHTLKYRTWCGLCAICERMYGRFPPRDKDPPDGMELSDFTMIETKLAMLKVHSGLIEVLNTIRIR, encoded by the exons ATGGGACTAACCAGTAACACCGGGTTATTGGCGAGCGTGCTGCAAAAGTCTGCAACgaataaacaaaaagaaactGATAAA GCTAATTTAGAGCTACGATGCGAAGTGACACCAGCGCCGTTCATGCTGCGCCCTTATGCAGGCCTTTACAACCCTTTCTCGAACGCTTGTTCCGTTCTCTGCAACCACCCGGCTGATTCTACTGCTAAAGAGTTCGTCAAAAAAGCGAAGGATGCATGG TTCCTTGAAGGCAAGGTCCATGGCTTTCATGAAGACTTAACAAAATTTCAAGATCTGAgtgaaaaggaaaaaaataggACTCCACATGATATTGTCACAGAAGATATGTTTAGAAG GTACACGGAAACAGATTCGCGACCTCTTACGCCAGCTCCGACATTAGCAAGCGGCAAATCCAGAGGTTCGAGAAGATGTCTCACGCCCGATCAGCCACATCAAAAGACGGCTATCGTTCTCGATTTGAGACGAAGTCATAGCCAG GAAACTCTGTACTATCATGGTTACGCGACTTCAGAGATGACCACAGGACACACGCCCAGCGCTAACGACAGGTCCACACTACCGTCGCTCAATCTATCTGGCAGTGCTCACAACCGTCTTGTGAATGGTCAATGCGAACAGCTACCACCGCTGGCTTCacctttaattttatcaaaaagaaCTACTAAAGATCCCATTAGCGTGAGAAGTATTAAAAAG aatcaaCTAAAAGCGTTAAATATTGGAAAAGCGCTTAAAAACAAGGCGAAAAGTGAAACACCAGCCTCGCAGCGTTCTGTGGGAGAAAAGGATGTCAACgatgataatgaaaatattggAAACGTTGATGAGAACG GTGGTGAAGTTCGACGCCGCGGTAAAAGACGGCGCAAGGGCAGACCTGGAGGCAGTGATCGTTTGACCTCAGCCGGGCTAGCAGCCCAAGCTCAGCAGGACCCTGAAACACAA ATCGCAGGTATAGTTACAGACTCCCAAAATCCTAGTTCCCGAGGCTCGATATCTCAAGCAGTTGAGGATGATATTATTCTTCCGGTGATCAAGGCCAGTGCAGCGAGAAAGACAGACTCATTTCTTGATGACGATATTTTGAAGTATTTACATAGGGAGGTCGATGAAGAAGCTATCGAGACAGAATTCGACACAAAG CGTCGTTATGTGCTAGAAGAGGCATTACGTACTCGTCCAGAGCGACCCCACTGTCAAGAGATGCAGAATCTTCTACGCGAGCTACGTGTGCCGGCTGTGAGCTTGGGCGATTGGCTTCACATACCAAGAGTGTTTTCAAGACAGAACGCTCAGTTCAGCTTGCCAATCGACTCCAACGCTTTAGAAA catTAACACCAATGCAGTATGCGGCTCGATTCGTGGTATTGCAAAAATCAAAACAACTACTTTACCTGACAGTCTTAAGAAAGTTCAGACAAAGGGGTTACAGGATGCCAATTAAa aaCATACAAGAAGGTCTTATGCTAATGATGGGTGGAATACTTTCACTAGAACAAGTGAAGCAGTTTGGTAGCATCATGGAATGGGATGATTACGAAGAAGATGAAAACATTCCAGACGAAATTAAACTTACCCTTCTCGACACAGGTTATAGGAAAAACGATCACATGGAAGGAGGTGATACGGGCGAG TCTGATGCTCATACGTTAAAATATAGAACTTGGTGCGGTCTGTGCGCAATTTGCGAACGAATGTACGGACGGTTTCCGCCACGAGACAAGGACCCTCCTGACGGT aTGGAACTCAGCGACTTTACAATGATAGAAACAAAGCTTGCTATGTTGAAAGTACACTCCGGACTGATAGAAGTACTAAATACAATTAGAATAcgatag
- the LOC124534432 gene encoding uncharacterized protein LOC124534432, producing the protein MLSIRSLGNCLEGRLLDEESFVKALREDQGRATNMSLFDEIRLSFCNMSRHNLTDLNSTQPSDKQSDHDNSLITAATQTENELYSHDKKDDICTCKRDTYDDCNLLRNSTTQTDERVHFSYNRDDICDDDDIKCQVNYNISFNTSSCQTIDIPLSEPYAYIHKEQYRIDTQEKMTNTSCQLLEVFKDIEVMNFGTQTDSIEIQPYSNNNNVPNCIECHKCVECDRLNKYISKLERELKRAHYTAEEMQIELDKYEVNLNMLKRYLDEGNEDNRYLKTVVDSLRAKLDTLEGACASPGANVESTSAMGIQTESGNFVV; encoded by the coding sequence ATGCTTAGTATACGATCGCTCGGTAACTGTTTAGAAGGCCGTTTGCTGGATGAAGAATCGTTCGTAAAGGCTCTCCGGGAAGACCAGGGTCGGGCTACGAATATGTCCCTCTTCGATGAAATACGATTGAGTTTCTGTAACATGTCCAGACATAATCTTACAGATCTTAACTCTACCCAGCCGTCTGATAAGCAATCTGATCACGACAACTCCCTAATAACAGCAGCCACCCAAACagaaaatgaactttattcacaTGACAAAAAGGACGATATTTGTACGTGTAAACGTGATACTTATGACGATTGTAATCTGTTAAGGAATAGTACAACGCAAACTGATGAAAGAGTACACTTTTCGTATAATAGAGACGATATTTGTGACGATGATGACATTAAATGTCaagtaaattataacatttcattCAATACGTCGTCCTGTCAGACGATAGATATTCCGTTAAGTGAACCTTACGCCTATATACATAAGGAACAGTATAGAATCGACACACAAGAAAAAATGACGAATACAAGTTGTCAATTATTAGAAGTGTTCAAAGACATAGAAGTGATGAATTTCGGTACACAGACGGATTCAATTGAAATTCAACCttatagcaataataataacGTTCCAAATTGCATTGAATGTCACAAGTGTGTTGAGTGcgacagattaaataaatatatatcaaaattggAAAGGGAATTAAAGCGCGCGCATTACACAGCAGAGGAAATGCAAATCGAATTAGACAAATATGAAGTTAATTTGAACATGCTGAAGCGATACTTGGACGAAGGGAATGAGGATAATCGGTATTTGAAGACGGTTGTAGATAGTCTAAGAGCCAAGCTCGATACACTGGAAGGCGCATGCGCAAGTCCGGGAGCTAATGTGGAGAGCACGAGCGCTATGGGAATTCAGACTGAAAGTGGTAATTTTGTAGTGTAG
- the LOC124534431 gene encoding uncharacterized protein LOC124534431 isoform X2, translating to MFVFLYNFISFIVFLMFVYNLLLFHCVNWRFLRSLITVGQNGFQILEELQCELREKSHLAHQLRTQLEYSDRHHEEALAALSAERDTLRAHLNMLREESSSLGAVRRDYEEACERLCGAERALGDARRDRDAARRDARALAERVALLETEKLTLQELLSKSKEECHRINDMYASRQSTLLVENETLRTENAHLTARLQDQDEFMQHIIKEKDLLEMELKDMLNKSNQTHMRLDRSIDVSYTEDQMLTALDTLNADSRFTQEQSSVSTQADIPCTDCTSRLVPHRSLGRYIWESLKCAFQLLAALCFVCALGVLGGALSLGGSRSCRGPLPWRWLQPHDFVDLLLSVEYVADVPM from the exons atGTTCGTTTTtctgtacaattttatttcatttatcgtATTcttaatgtttgtatataatttattactttttcattgtGTTAATTGGAGGTTTCTGAGAAGTTTAATAACTGTCGGACAAAATG GATTTCAAATCTTAGAAGAGTTGCAATGCGAGCTGCGCGAGAAGTCCCACCTGGCCCATCAGCTGCGCACGCAACTCGAGTACTCGGACCGCCACCACGAGGAGGCGCTGGCAGCGCTCAGCGCGGAGCGGGATACGCTGAGGGCACATCTCAATAT GCTGCGCGAGGAGTCGTCGTCGCTGGGCGCGGTGCGGCGCGACTACGAGGAGGCGTGCGAGCGGCTGTGCGGCGCCGAGCGCGCGCTGGGCGACGCGCGACGCGACCGCGACGCCGCGCGCCGCGACGCGCGCGCCCTCGCCGAGCGGGTCGCGCTGCTGGAGACCGAG AAACTGACCCTCCAAGAATTGTTATCTAAATCCAAAGAAGAGTGTCACCGTATCAACGACATGTACGCATCTCGGCAGTCGACCCTGTTAGTGGAAAATGAAACGCTGAGAACGGAAAATGCTCACCTAACGGCTCGTCTGCAAGACCAGGATGAGTTTATGCAACACATCATAAAGGAAAAa gaTCTTCTCGAAATGGAACTAAAGGATATGCTGAATAAATCCAACCAAACACACATGCGCCTGGACCGCTCCATCGACGTCAGCTACACGGAGGACCAAATGTTGACAGCGCTGGACACTCTTAACGCTGATAGCAGATTTACACAAG AGCAATCCTCAGTGTCCACCCAGGCGGATATACCTTGCACCGACTGTACATCACGGCTAGTTCCACATCGCAGTCTCGGGAGATATATATG GGAGTCGCTGAAGTGCGCGTTCCAGCTGCTGGCAGCGCTGTGCTTCGTGTGCGCGCTGGGCGTGTTGGGCGGCGCTCTGTCGCTGGGCGGGTCGCGCTCGTGCCGCGGTCCGCTGCCGTGGCGCTGGCTGCAGCCGCACGACTTTGTCGACCTACTGCTCTCCGTCGAGTACGTCGCCGACGTGCCCATGTAA